The Listeria welshimeri serovar 6b str. SLCC5334 genome has a window encoding:
- a CDS encoding ComE operon protein 2 translates to MQRIAWDQFFMAQSHLISSRSTCTRLMVGATIVRDKRIIAGGYNGSIAGGDHCAEHGCYVVDGHCIRTIHAEMNAILQCAKFGASTDRAELYVTHFPCLACTKSIIQAGIKKVYFAKDYKNHPYALELFNIAGVELQKVEFDESVLQINNWNAEKMHTLVKEAAAEINIEPEKAEQLYLKISEKLN, encoded by the coding sequence GTGCAACGAATCGCATGGGATCAGTTTTTTATGGCACAAAGTCATTTAATATCATCAAGAAGTACATGTACAAGATTAATGGTGGGTGCAACAATAGTACGCGATAAACGTATTATTGCAGGCGGATATAATGGGTCAATCGCTGGTGGTGATCATTGTGCAGAACATGGTTGTTATGTTGTAGACGGTCACTGTATCCGGACGATACACGCAGAAATGAATGCAATCTTACAATGTGCCAAATTCGGTGCTTCAACAGATAGAGCAGAATTATATGTCACACATTTCCCTTGTCTTGCATGTACGAAATCTATAATCCAAGCAGGAATAAAGAAAGTATATTTCGCTAAGGATTACAAAAATCACCCGTACGCCTTAGAATTGTTTAATATTGCTGGTGTCGAATTACAAAAAGTGGAATTTGATGAATCTGTTCTACAAATAAATAATTGGAATGCAGAAAAAATGCATACCTTGGTAAAAGAAGCAGCAGCAGAAATAAATATTGAACCCGAAAAGGCAGAACAACTTTATCTGAAAATCTCAGAGAAATTAAACTAA
- a CDS encoding class I SAM-dependent DNA methyltransferase — MSYEYFPGFYDRLMDSELYDEWIEFSAEFIDDSPKKVLDLACGTAEFALRLSFLGHQVTGVDLSKEMVAVAKEKVAAAEINLPILEQDMSKLALNQSFDVVTCFCDSLNYLETEQALEETIQAVSTHLEPNGLFLFDVHSVFKIDQGFKDYTYGDSDEEISTIWNSFPGEFPHSVEHELTFYILGENDTYNRVDELHKERTYPITTYENLLKKYNFTKIEVYADFGFEKPTNTSERIFFVARK; from the coding sequence ATGAGTTATGAATATTTCCCAGGATTTTATGACAGACTTATGGATTCTGAACTTTATGATGAATGGATAGAGTTTTCAGCAGAGTTTATTGATGATTCTCCAAAAAAAGTACTTGATTTAGCCTGTGGTACTGCGGAATTTGCGTTAAGATTAAGTTTTTTAGGTCATCAAGTAACTGGCGTAGATTTATCGAAAGAAATGGTAGCAGTTGCTAAAGAAAAAGTCGCAGCTGCTGAAATAAATTTACCTATTTTAGAGCAAGACATGTCAAAATTAGCTTTAAATCAATCCTTTGATGTAGTCACTTGCTTTTGTGATTCTCTTAATTATTTGGAGACAGAGCAAGCATTAGAAGAAACTATTCAAGCGGTGTCAACTCACTTAGAACCCAATGGCTTATTTTTATTTGATGTCCATTCTGTTTTTAAAATAGATCAAGGTTTTAAAGATTATACTTATGGTGATAGTGATGAAGAAATTTCTACGATTTGGAACTCATTTCCCGGAGAATTTCCACATTCCGTCGAACATGAGTTGACATTTTATATTTTAGGAGAAAATGATACGTATAATCGGGTAGATGAATTACACAAAGAACGAACCTATCCAATTACAACTTATGAAAATTTATTAAAAAAATATAATTTTACTAAAATAGAGGTTTACGCTGATTTTGGCTTTGAAAAACCAACAAATACAAGCGAAAGAATCTTTTTTGTAGCTAGAAAGTAA
- the rpsT gene encoding 30S ribosomal protein S20, with protein MPNIKSAIKRVKTADTRNSRNASQRSAMRTAIKKFDEAAANNADNAKDLYVEASKKLDSAVSKGLIHKNNAARNKSRLAAKLAK; from the coding sequence ATGCCAAATATTAAATCTGCAATTAAACGTGTAAAAACTGCTGACACTCGCAACAGCCGTAATGCATCTCAACGTTCTGCAATGCGTACTGCAATCAAAAAATTTGATGAAGCAGCTGCAAACAATGCGGACAACGCAAAAGATCTTTACGTAGAAGCATCGAAAAAATTAGATAGCGCTGTGAGCAAAGGTTTGATTCACAAAAACAATGCTGCTCGCAACAAATCTCGCTTAGCTGCTAAATTAGCTAAATAA
- the aroE gene encoding shikimate dehydrogenase yields the protein MEKYVVIGNPIRHSLSPAMQNRIFQELGMNAEYNSVLIEEDAFETEIKKLMDSGVRGFNITTPFKERILPFLDELEDLAAASGAVNTVLRKNDKWYGFNTDGKGYLEGLEEIRPITKDDSILITGAGGASKAIYLALKSHTNAKITVANRTSEKAIDMTKNNDNHHAMTLQQAEKELAGFTIIIQTTSIGLEASKNKSPISLENVTKGTICSDIIYNPAETAFLKEAKNNGAITQNGLPMFVNQGALAFEIWTGIKPERSLMKEAVLEQLGGN from the coding sequence TTGGAAAAATATGTTGTTATCGGAAATCCTATTCGTCACTCGTTATCACCAGCTATGCAAAATCGGATTTTCCAAGAACTTGGAATGAATGCGGAATATAACTCTGTTTTAATAGAAGAAGACGCATTTGAAACAGAAATTAAAAAATTAATGGATTCCGGTGTACGCGGCTTTAATATCACTACTCCGTTTAAAGAGCGTATTTTACCATTTTTAGACGAATTAGAGGATCTTGCAGCAGCTTCTGGCGCAGTTAATACGGTGCTTAGAAAAAATGACAAATGGTACGGATTCAATACAGATGGCAAAGGCTACTTAGAAGGATTAGAAGAAATTCGACCAATTACAAAAGACGATTCTATTTTAATTACTGGCGCGGGTGGTGCTAGTAAAGCAATTTATCTTGCACTTAAAAGCCATACAAACGCTAAGATAACAGTTGCTAACCGAACATCTGAAAAAGCGATAGATATGACAAAAAATAATGATAATCACCATGCAATGACACTGCAACAAGCAGAAAAAGAATTGGCTGGTTTTACTATTATTATTCAAACAACTTCTATCGGCCTAGAAGCTTCTAAAAATAAAAGTCCAATTTCGCTGGAAAATGTAACTAAAGGAACGATTTGTTCAGATATTATATATAACCCAGCCGAAACAGCCTTTTTAAAAGAAGCAAAGAACAATGGAGCTATTACTCAAAATGGCTTACCAATGTTTGTTAATCAAGGGGCACTTGCCTTTGAAATATGGACTGGCATTAAACCAGAGCGATCACTGATGAAAGAAGCAGTACTCGAACAATTAGGAGGAAACTAA
- a CDS encoding nicotinate-nucleotide adenylyltransferase, whose amino-acid sequence MKHKVGILGGTFDPPHLAHLQMAEVAKQQLNLEKVLFLPNKIPPHKHISGMASNDARVEMLRLMIEGIDYFEVDLRELKRAGKSYTYDTMRDMISEQPNTDFYFIIGGDMVEYLPKWYHIEDLVKMVTFVGVHRPHYQAEVPYDVVNIDMPETTISSTEIRNNIEHAEAFLPEKVWLYIKEHQLYGKK is encoded by the coding sequence ATGAAGCATAAAGTTGGTATCCTAGGCGGAACATTCGATCCACCTCATTTAGCACATCTCCAAATGGCTGAAGTGGCTAAGCAACAACTGAATCTCGAAAAAGTCCTTTTTCTTCCTAACAAAATCCCGCCGCATAAACATATTAGCGGCATGGCTTCAAATGATGCACGTGTAGAGATGCTTCGCTTGATGATAGAAGGTATAGATTATTTTGAAGTAGATCTGCGTGAACTTAAACGCGCAGGAAAGTCCTATACGTATGATACAATGCGTGATATGATAAGCGAACAGCCGAATACTGATTTTTATTTTATTATCGGCGGAGACATGGTAGAATACTTACCGAAGTGGTATCATATAGAGGACTTAGTAAAAATGGTGACTTTTGTCGGGGTTCATCGCCCACATTATCAAGCAGAAGTTCCGTATGATGTTGTTAATATCGACATGCCGGAAACAACTATTTCTTCGACAGAAATTAGAAATAACATTGAACATGCAGAAGCCTTTTTACCAGAAAAAGTATGGTTATATATAAAGGAGCATCAACTTTATGGAAAGAAATGA
- the lepA gene encoding translation elongation factor 4, with protein sequence MNKEEMNARQKKIRNFSIIAHIDHGKSTLADRILEQTGALTHREMKNQLLDSMDLERERGITIKLNAVQLKYKAKDGETYIFHLIDTPGHVDFTYEVSRSLAACEGAILVVDAAQGIEAQTLANVYLALDNDLEILPVINKIDLPAADPERVRAEIEDVIGLDASDAVLASAKSGIGIEDILEQIVEKVPEPSGDVNKPLKALIFDSVFDAYRGVIANIRIMDGVVKAGDRIKMMSNGKEFEVTEVGVFSPKATPRDELLVGDVGYLTAAIKNVGDTRVGDTITLANNPAEEALDGYRKLNPMVYCGLYPIDSSKYNDLRDALEKLELNDSALQFEAETSQALGFGFRCGFLGLLHMEIIQERIEREFNIDLITTAPSVIYHVNLTDGSNIVVDNPADMPEPGVIESVEEPYVKATVMVPNDYVGAVMELAQNKRGNFITMEYLDDIRVSIVYEIPLSEIVYDFFDQLKSSTKGYASFDYELIGYKASKLVKMDILLNAEKVDALSFIVHRDFAYERGKIIVEKLKELIPRQQFEVPIQAAIATKIVSRSTIKALRKNVLAKCYGGDVSRKRKLLEKQKEGKKRMKQIGSVEVPQEAFMAILKMDESK encoded by the coding sequence ATGAACAAAGAAGAAATGAATGCAAGACAAAAGAAAATTAGAAACTTTTCGATTATCGCGCACATAGATCATGGTAAATCTACACTCGCTGATCGGATTTTAGAACAAACTGGTGCTTTAACGCATCGTGAAATGAAAAATCAGCTACTAGATTCGATGGATTTAGAACGTGAACGCGGGATAACCATAAAATTAAATGCTGTACAATTAAAATATAAAGCAAAAGACGGGGAAACTTATATCTTTCATTTAATTGATACGCCTGGGCATGTCGATTTTACCTATGAAGTATCAAGAAGTTTAGCTGCATGTGAGGGAGCAATCCTTGTTGTAGATGCTGCGCAAGGAATTGAAGCACAAACCCTTGCCAATGTTTATTTAGCACTAGACAATGATTTAGAAATCTTACCAGTAATAAATAAAATTGATTTGCCAGCAGCTGACCCAGAACGCGTTCGTGCAGAAATTGAAGATGTCATTGGTTTAGATGCTTCTGACGCTGTACTTGCTTCTGCAAAATCTGGTATTGGTATTGAAGACATTCTAGAACAAATTGTTGAAAAAGTTCCTGAGCCATCTGGTGATGTAAATAAACCACTAAAAGCGCTCATTTTCGACTCTGTTTTTGATGCGTATCGCGGTGTTATTGCCAATATTCGTATCATGGACGGCGTTGTAAAGGCTGGCGACAGAATAAAAATGATGTCGAATGGCAAAGAATTTGAAGTGACCGAAGTAGGTGTTTTTTCACCAAAGGCAACACCGCGAGATGAGCTACTTGTTGGTGATGTAGGGTATTTAACAGCAGCCATCAAAAATGTTGGAGATACTCGAGTTGGTGATACTATCACACTTGCGAATAATCCAGCGGAAGAAGCACTAGATGGTTATCGTAAATTAAATCCAATGGTATATTGTGGTCTTTATCCAATTGATTCTTCTAAGTATAATGATTTGCGTGATGCACTTGAAAAGCTTGAACTAAATGATTCGGCTTTACAATTTGAAGCAGAAACTTCTCAAGCATTAGGTTTTGGATTCCGTTGTGGGTTCTTAGGGTTGTTACACATGGAAATTATTCAAGAAAGAATCGAGCGCGAATTTAATATAGACTTAATTACTACTGCACCAAGCGTAATCTATCATGTGAATTTGACAGATGGATCTAATATTGTGGTTGATAATCCAGCAGACATGCCTGAACCTGGTGTCATTGAAAGTGTAGAAGAGCCTTATGTAAAAGCAACTGTTATGGTGCCAAATGATTATGTTGGTGCGGTAATGGAACTTGCACAAAACAAACGGGGTAACTTCATTACGATGGAGTACCTGGATGATATTCGAGTAAGTATTGTGTACGAAATTCCACTATCTGAAATAGTATACGACTTCTTCGACCAATTAAAATCATCTACAAAAGGCTATGCTTCTTTTGATTATGAATTAATTGGCTATAAAGCTTCTAAACTTGTGAAAATGGATATTCTATTGAACGCAGAAAAAGTCGATGCTTTAAGCTTTATTGTTCATCGTGATTTTGCTTACGAGCGTGGAAAAATTATCGTAGAAAAACTAAAAGAACTTATTCCTAGACAACAATTTGAAGTCCCAATTCAAGCAGCAATTGCAACAAAAATTGTTTCTCGTTCCACTATTAAAGCACTTCGTAAAAACGTACTTGCAAAATGCTATGGTGGGGATGTATCGCGTAAAAGAAAACTTTTAGAGAAACAAAAAGAAGGTAAAAAACGAATGAAACAAATTGGGTCAGTTGAAGTTCCTCAAGAAGCCTTCATGGCAATCTTAAAAATGGATGAATCAAAATAA
- the yqeK gene encoding bis(5'-nucleosyl)-tetraphosphatase (symmetrical) YqeK gives MERNDVLKKVEAAMPNARFKHTLGVEKAAVELAEHYHIDVEKARITALLHDYAKYYEDDKARKIIEDEGFDPRLLQFHHSLWHAPVGAYLAEKEFGITDPEILEAIRVHTTGSATMSDFDKLIYLADYTEPGRTFPGVYKARRLALNSLDEAMLFALSNTITHLIKKQQLVFPDTLDAYNYFVNLNLEGDY, from the coding sequence ATGGAAAGAAATGACGTGCTAAAAAAAGTAGAAGCAGCTATGCCAAATGCGCGATTTAAGCACACTCTTGGTGTAGAAAAAGCAGCAGTAGAACTTGCAGAACATTATCATATAGATGTAGAAAAAGCGAGAATAACAGCTTTATTACATGATTACGCGAAGTACTATGAAGATGATAAAGCAAGAAAAATCATTGAGGACGAGGGATTTGATCCGCGTTTACTACAGTTTCATCATTCACTCTGGCACGCTCCAGTTGGCGCTTATCTAGCAGAAAAAGAATTTGGTATTACTGATCCAGAAATACTGGAAGCTATTCGAGTGCATACAACAGGAAGTGCTACTATGTCTGACTTCGATAAACTTATTTATTTAGCCGATTATACCGAACCAGGTAGAACTTTTCCTGGCGTATATAAAGCACGTAGACTAGCGCTCAATTCGCTAGATGAAGCCATGCTGTTCGCTTTATCTAACACGATTACGCATTTAATCAAGAAACAACAATTGGTATTTCCAGATACTCTGGACGCCTATAATTATTTTGTTAATTTAAATTTGGAAGGAGACTATTAA
- a CDS encoding DNA internalization-related competence protein ComEC/Rec2 — protein sequence MERYLASVVLAIICTSFTSSFVPICICLLGLIAFMKKSKIILLFIFVYLLCCCFLFFVEKSNISSWKATEFNGSCQIINDLKVDGDSFQAVVRCNKEKIQLTYKINSEKEQQNLTKLRYGQFISLSGNLETPPINRNQNQFNYQTYLKHQNINFILQANSLYITEHFDPSPLMRMQNIRLTIIKYLSNNISPIVSPYFLALITGENNGFSPEMYEAYQQMGVVHLLAISGLHVNLLIGAIYFLLLKFGMTRERAIIFLLVFLPFYAILTGANPPVIRAATMTALLLLSEKYSTKFSAFSVICLSFILFFILQPYVIYEVGFQLSYAVSFGIILSSRQILTKQQNPFAKSFAISLISTMMSSVVMMYHFYSFSWAGIFFNLLYVPIFTVIILPSCFVVFFISLIFPAFLNMPESLLIFIIQLMEKITNIFAQIPYQTIVTGRPNTLILILMILTILLLFYRWQKNKFPLGLLFCFCALCYIASFNFSGKVSFIDIGQGDSILIQLPNNAGNYLIDTGGQLPFEKENWAKKRKPFTIGGSTLTPVLKSKGINSLDKVIITHSDADHMEGLDDLQKNIIIKELVFAKGADTKAIMKDTLAVMPEVKRTIILAGAKWQVDKNKFECLYPVKAGEGSNNDSIVIKATLDNKIWLFTGDLEAEGEKAILDKGIKADILKVGHHGSKTSTSIEFIQKVKPSLAVISCGVKNRFGHPHEVTLNTLEEANVKILRTDLQGEIIYTFGQGFETTLK from the coding sequence ATCGAGCGATATTTAGCTAGTGTAGTTTTAGCTATTATTTGTACATCTTTCACAAGCTCATTCGTTCCCATATGTATTTGTTTGCTCGGCTTAATCGCATTTATGAAAAAATCCAAAATAATTCTTCTCTTTATCTTCGTTTATCTCCTATGCTGTTGTTTTTTATTTTTTGTAGAAAAATCGAATATATCATCTTGGAAAGCAACTGAATTTAACGGAAGTTGTCAAATAATTAATGATTTAAAAGTAGATGGTGATAGCTTTCAAGCTGTAGTAAGATGCAATAAAGAAAAAATTCAATTAACTTACAAAATTAACTCAGAAAAAGAACAGCAAAATCTGACAAAACTCAGATACGGTCAGTTTATTTCTCTATCTGGCAATTTAGAAACTCCTCCAATTAATCGCAACCAGAATCAATTTAATTATCAAACTTACCTTAAACATCAAAACATTAATTTTATACTCCAGGCCAACTCGCTTTATATCACTGAACATTTTGATCCTTCTCCATTAATGCGTATGCAAAATATCAGATTAACCATAATAAAGTATCTTTCAAACAATATTTCTCCAATAGTCAGTCCTTATTTTCTTGCATTAATTACTGGTGAAAACAATGGTTTTTCGCCTGAAATGTATGAAGCCTACCAACAAATGGGAGTTGTTCATCTATTAGCGATTTCAGGGCTTCATGTTAATCTCTTGATTGGAGCCATTTATTTTTTATTGCTAAAATTCGGTATGACACGTGAACGAGCTATAATATTTTTGCTAGTTTTTCTACCTTTCTACGCTATTCTTACAGGAGCAAATCCGCCAGTTATTAGAGCAGCGACCATGACGGCATTACTTTTGTTATCCGAGAAATATAGTACTAAATTTAGTGCTTTCTCTGTTATTTGTTTATCATTCATTTTATTTTTTATACTACAACCATATGTTATTTACGAAGTTGGTTTTCAACTTTCTTATGCCGTGTCATTTGGTATTATTTTATCATCACGCCAAATATTGACAAAACAGCAAAACCCATTTGCTAAGTCATTTGCTATATCTCTTATATCCACTATGATGTCTTCTGTTGTAATGATGTATCATTTTTATTCATTTTCTTGGGCTGGGATTTTCTTTAATTTACTTTATGTGCCCATTTTTACAGTTATAATATTACCAAGTTGTTTTGTAGTGTTTTTTATTTCTCTTATATTCCCCGCATTCCTAAACATGCCTGAATCATTGCTCATTTTTATCATCCAATTAATGGAAAAGATAACAAATATTTTTGCGCAAATCCCTTATCAAACAATTGTTACTGGAAGGCCAAATACATTAATACTCATTTTAATGATTTTGACTATATTATTACTTTTTTATCGATGGCAAAAAAATAAGTTTCCGCTGGGACTTCTATTTTGCTTTTGCGCATTATGTTACATCGCTAGTTTTAATTTTAGTGGAAAAGTCAGTTTTATTGATATTGGACAAGGTGACAGTATATTAATTCAATTACCAAATAATGCAGGTAACTATCTAATTGATACTGGTGGACAACTACCATTTGAAAAAGAAAATTGGGCAAAAAAACGCAAACCATTTACAATTGGTGGAAGCACACTTACTCCTGTTCTAAAATCAAAAGGAATTAATAGTCTTGATAAAGTAATTATTACGCATAGTGATGCAGATCATATGGAGGGGCTTGATGACTTACAGAAAAACATCATTATCAAAGAGCTTGTTTTTGCAAAAGGCGCTGATACTAAAGCTATAATGAAAGACACACTTGCCGTTATGCCGGAAGTAAAGCGTACTATTATTTTAGCTGGAGCTAAGTGGCAAGTAGATAAGAATAAGTTTGAGTGTTTATACCCGGTGAAAGCTGGTGAGGGTAGTAATAATGATTCGATTGTTATAAAAGCAACATTAGATAATAAGATATGGTTGTTTACTGGTGATTTAGAAGCGGAAGGTGAAAAGGCTATTTTAGACAAGGGCATTAAAGCTGATATTTTGAAAGTAGGTCATCATGGAAGCAAAACGTCTACATCAATAGAATTTATCCAAAAAGTAAAACCAAGCTTAGCAGTTATTTCTTGCGGAGTAAAAAATCGTTTTGGCCATCCCCATGAAGTAACTTTGAATACACTAGAAGAAGCAAATGTAAAGATTTTGCGAACAGATTTACAAGGGGAAATAATCTATACCTTTGGACAAGGCTTTGAAACGACACTGAAATAA
- the holA gene encoding DNA polymerase III subunit delta, translating into MLPEWKQIRSKKIAPVYLIIGTEDYIINETKQLLIDNILDGEEVEFNYANLDLEEMPVEMVIQEAESMPFFGDKRLVMANNPIFLTSEKSKNKVEHDTAKLEAYLNEPVDYSVLCFVARVEKLDERKKLTKLLKKTATVIEAKRPNENELKKWLEAKLTENNMQMEQEAIIRLIELTSGQLTTAMNELQKLMLYCFDSKKITIQNVESLVVRSLEQNIFLLLDKMIAMDISGALRIYYDLLKQKEEPIKILALISSQFRLLNQLKLLEQQGYSQQQAATKLKVHPFRVKLASKQAKNFSELQLNRALKRLAEIDFEMKTGFGDKEQKLEWFLFELQDNRQKTV; encoded by the coding sequence ATGCTGCCAGAATGGAAACAGATACGCTCGAAAAAAATAGCTCCTGTATATTTAATTATTGGGACAGAAGATTATATTATTAACGAAACAAAGCAACTTTTAATCGATAATATTTTAGATGGTGAAGAAGTTGAGTTTAATTATGCTAATTTAGATTTAGAAGAAATGCCGGTTGAAATGGTTATTCAAGAAGCAGAGAGCATGCCTTTTTTTGGTGATAAACGTTTAGTAATGGCTAATAATCCCATCTTTTTGACCTCAGAAAAAAGTAAAAATAAAGTCGAACATGATACGGCGAAATTAGAAGCTTATCTAAATGAACCAGTAGACTATTCTGTTTTATGTTTTGTCGCACGTGTAGAGAAGTTAGATGAACGTAAAAAGCTTACAAAATTACTCAAAAAAACGGCTACAGTAATAGAAGCAAAGCGGCCAAATGAAAATGAACTAAAGAAATGGCTTGAAGCAAAACTAACCGAAAACAACATGCAAATGGAACAAGAAGCTATTATCAGGCTCATTGAACTCACTAGCGGTCAGTTAACTACTGCCATGAATGAATTACAAAAATTAATGTTGTACTGTTTTGATTCCAAAAAAATTACAATTCAAAATGTAGAATCTTTAGTTGTTCGGTCACTAGAACAAAATATCTTTTTGCTACTCGACAAGATGATTGCAATGGATATTAGTGGAGCGCTTAGAATTTATTATGATTTATTAAAACAAAAAGAGGAACCCATCAAAATATTGGCGTTAATTTCTAGCCAATTCCGTTTGTTAAATCAATTAAAGCTATTAGAACAACAAGGTTATTCACAACAACAAGCTGCCACTAAATTAAAAGTACATCCGTTTCGTGTGAAATTAGCATCAAAACAAGCAAAAAATTTCTCGGAACTTCAATTAAATCGTGCTTTAAAGCGATTAGCTGAAATAGATTTTGAGATGAAAACTGGTTTTGGTGATAAAGAACAGAAATTAGAATGGTTTTTATTCGAATTACAAGATAATCGACAAAAAACAGTATAG
- the yhbY gene encoding ribosome assembly RNA-binding protein YhbY, with amino-acid sequence MLTATQKRFLRKEAHNIQPIFQVGKGSVSPNLIIQVKEALEARELIKISILQNCEEDKQTVAEKISARSGADIVQVIGRTIILYKTSVNKQQIKLP; translated from the coding sequence ATGTTAACAGCTACACAAAAACGTTTTTTAAGAAAAGAAGCACATAATATTCAACCAATTTTTCAAGTAGGAAAAGGAAGCGTGTCACCAAACTTAATTATCCAAGTTAAAGAAGCTTTAGAAGCAAGAGAATTAATTAAAATCTCGATTTTACAAAATTGTGAAGAAGACAAACAAACTGTTGCTGAGAAAATTAGCGCTCGTTCAGGTGCAGATATTGTACAAGTAATTGGTAGAACGATTATTCTTTATAAAACTTCTGTAAATAAGCAACAAATCAAGTTGCCGTAA
- a CDS encoding helix-hairpin-helix domain-containing protein: MIELLKKHKNYFLIAIAIFGVILIYVCLPEEQAEEITTNQPVNKEEKTEKETVKKSNDIYIDIKGAVRSPGVYKLPVDARVQDVVKIAGGLTGEADNSKLNLAEKLKDEMSIYVYKKGEEGPELPVNKTEDGATSSGEKININSATKADLQQVPGIGDSKATAIIEYREKEGLYQTIEDLKNVSGIGEKTVEKLKEYLDVN; this comes from the coding sequence ATGATAGAACTATTAAAAAAGCACAAAAATTATTTTTTAATAGCTATTGCGATTTTTGGTGTTATATTAATATACGTTTGTTTACCAGAAGAGCAGGCGGAAGAAATTACCACGAATCAACCTGTAAACAAAGAAGAGAAGACAGAAAAAGAAACTGTAAAGAAATCGAACGATATTTACATCGATATCAAGGGAGCAGTGCGCTCTCCAGGCGTGTATAAATTACCAGTTGATGCCAGAGTACAAGATGTGGTTAAAATTGCTGGCGGGCTTACTGGAGAAGCGGACAATAGCAAACTTAATTTAGCAGAAAAACTAAAAGACGAAATGAGTATTTATGTGTATAAAAAAGGAGAAGAAGGTCCAGAACTACCGGTAAATAAAACAGAAGATGGCGCCACATCATCTGGTGAGAAAATCAATATCAATAGTGCAACAAAAGCAGATTTACAACAAGTGCCAGGCATTGGCGATTCAAAAGCAACTGCAATTATAGAGTATCGTGAAAAAGAAGGGTTATATCAAACAATTGAAGACTTAAAAAATGTATCTGGCATAGGAGAGAAAACAGTAGAGAAACTCAAAGAATATTTGGATGTTAATTAA
- the rsfS gene encoding ribosome silencing factor: protein MNSYDTLMLTAKAADDKRAEDILALDMKGLSSFADYFVICHGNSDKQVQAIAREIKEKALENQVDVKRLEGFDAAQWILIDLGDVIIHVFHKEERSYYNLEKLWGDAPLVDVSAAFIS from the coding sequence TTGAACAGTTACGATACATTAATGCTGACCGCAAAGGCAGCAGACGATAAAAGAGCAGAGGATATTTTAGCACTAGACATGAAGGGGTTATCCAGTTTTGCGGATTATTTTGTTATCTGCCATGGTAATTCAGACAAACAGGTGCAAGCAATTGCTCGTGAAATTAAAGAAAAAGCGTTAGAAAACCAAGTAGATGTGAAACGTTTAGAAGGTTTTGATGCGGCCCAGTGGATTTTAATCGATTTAGGTGATGTTATTATCCATGTGTTCCACAAAGAAGAGCGTTCTTATTATAATCTAGAAAAACTGTGGGGAGACGCGCCACTAGTGGACGTTTCTGCTGCGTTTATTTCTTAA